In the Ferrimicrobium sp. genome, CCCTTGATCTGTGCGCAAGAGTTGTTGATCGAAGGTGCCGTAACCCACTGCGTCCGGGTGATGATGCACATCGAGGATGATCGGGATCGCAACCAGATCCACCACGTTTATCTGCGGGGGGCGATCGGTCTGCGTGACGATCTCCCTGAGTAGTGCGCAATGCTTGCTCGAATCACCTCGATTGATCCATCGTTTGCTGGCACGCTGGTACCGCCCCCGGACAAGTCCATCAGTCATCGTGCACTCTTGTTTTCGCTCCTAGCCGAGGGTACGTCCAGGCTAGCCCATCTCAGTGGAGCTGACGATGTCGCGGCAACCGCCAGGATGATCGAGCAATTTGGGGCGTCAATCGTTGCCGACGGGGCCGAAACCCTGGTACAAAGCCCTGGACTCTTTCACCTCGCAGAGCCGACTGAGGTCATCGACCTGGCGAACTCGGGTACCGGAGTTCGGCTTGGCATCGGTGTTGCCACCCTGGCACCTGGCATGACCGTCTTCACTGGCGATGCCTCGCTGCGAGAGCGACCGATGGCTCGCGTGCTCGCCCCTCTGCAACGGCTGGGGGCTTCCATTTGGGGTCGGGGTGAGGGCACCCGGCTGCCGGTCGCGGTCCACGCGAGCAAACTCCATGGCGGGACTATCGAGCTCAACGTGGCTTCGGCGCAGGTAAAGTCGGCGGTGTTGCTGGCGGGTTTGGGGATCGATGGTCAGGTGAGTGTCATCGAGCCATCGCTCAGTCGTCCCCATACCGAGGAGTTTTTGTGTCGATGTGATGTGCCCTTCGATGAGATCGTGGCTGACGATGGGTCCCATACGGTGAGCATTGCTGGTCCCACGCGACCGTCTCCGTTGCACTATCGGATTCCTAGCGACCCGTCGGCGGCGGCATTCTTTCTGGTGGGCGCCGCGGTGACGCCTGGGTCATCGGTTCATGTCGATGATACCTACCTAGGTCCAACACG is a window encoding:
- the aroA gene encoding 3-phosphoshikimate 1-carboxyvinyltransferase; translated protein: MLARITSIDPSFAGTLVPPPDKSISHRALLFSLLAEGTSRLAHLSGADDVAATARMIEQFGASIVADGAETLVQSPGLFHLAEPTEVIDLANSGTGVRLGIGVATLAPGMTVFTGDASLRERPMARVLAPLQRLGASIWGRGEGTRLPVAVHASKLHGGTIELNVASAQVKSAVLLAGLGIDGQVSVIEPSLSRPHTEEFLCRCDVPFDEIVADDGSHTVSIAGPTRPSPLHYRIPSDPSAAAFFLVGAAVTPGSSVHVDDTYLGPTRTGFLDVLASMGAHIERVNDQSLTVVGASLVGTRVGGSMVTSLIDEIPILCVGAALADGVTVFDDVGELRVKESDRIETTAEALRAFGVRVETLAEGLIVHGGLRPGSLVRQHRRVVAHFDHRIAMSAAVLGVIAGGVTDIDGVETVASSYPGFFTDLGQLTSATVELIDEET